A part of Gramella sp. MAR_2010_147 genomic DNA contains:
- a CDS encoding MMPL family transporter — translation MQRAFLNIYNYLKNHKIVGFLILLLYILFISFFAWNIDLEEDITKLIPAGEEQELLKKVLKESDFSDKLIVSISAESEEVTPDSLVIYANKLTKILENDYSEYIVEIKGKVPDKDIKQIYNFVYENLPIFLDEDDYLEIENRLYRDSVDDRIASGYRQLMSPTGFVTKDYFLSDPLSFTSLGLEKLQELQVGDNFSIYKNYLVTKDRQHIILFLDPVFPASETNKNEMFMDSLEETVNTLNKDFVSINATYFGGVLYSLANANRIKTDIRITMSIAISLLLLLLVFFYRKIYVPLLLFLPSVLAGVSAIALLSIFKGSVSAISLGIGAILLGITLDYALHILTHFRNNRDIAHLYGDITKPVLMSSATTAIAFLCLIFVKSEALNDLGIFAAISVLFSSIFALIIIPSLYAPGSEKTQRTTFLDIIASIDYSRVKSLLVALMVIFVISLFFFNKVEFNSDLSKLNYQPTEIKELENKLEGLAGTSGKNVYMVAYGNSIDEALQQNSRLYHKLKELENDGVINNFSSIGGVIHSTTTQAEKIEKWDSFWSVSKRDSLRQKLLEISSGYSFKPETFSKFYDQLDTNFKTIGLKDFKNAGSLYLDDFISEGQELAIVTSTISLEEEKADAFVANFKEEPGIIALDRKAMNQSFLGNLRADFNKLIMISVLAVFIVLLISYRNLEISLFTLLPIAITWVCALGIMAMLEIEFNILNIIISTFIFGLGLDYSIFITNACLKEYETGKSELKTYQSSILISVITTLLGMGALIFAQHPALKSVSVISIIGVLTAVSVSFVLQRGIFRKLILNRADKGRAPFYLKKLSDFRGRISQSKSEKLYQKRAVLDNYRYKSSYLLVKKKFRLLREKNLRVSRYIENGENITVINSGYGILALFLSYKFESSRIHAFETDVRSLNIAKSTGRARTADILFYNNLAEIPETKVYVIHGNLEEEKELRDLIKRGAEKVIFIDSDLPNRWLLDLNFEIVYRQNNILVLRKTE, via the coding sequence ATGCAAAGAGCTTTTCTCAATATTTATAACTATTTGAAGAACCACAAGATTGTTGGTTTTTTAATCCTCTTATTATATATCCTGTTCATTTCCTTTTTTGCCTGGAACATCGATCTGGAAGAAGATATAACAAAACTGATTCCTGCAGGTGAAGAACAGGAATTGCTGAAAAAGGTTTTAAAAGAATCAGATTTTTCAGATAAGCTTATCGTAAGTATTTCTGCAGAGTCTGAAGAAGTCACTCCAGATTCTTTAGTAATCTACGCAAATAAGTTGACCAAGATTCTCGAAAATGACTATTCAGAATATATAGTTGAAATTAAAGGGAAAGTCCCGGATAAGGATATTAAACAGATCTATAATTTCGTTTATGAGAATCTGCCGATTTTTCTAGATGAAGATGATTATTTAGAGATTGAAAACAGACTTTATCGAGATAGTGTAGATGATCGAATTGCATCTGGCTACCGGCAGTTAATGTCGCCCACAGGCTTTGTTACCAAGGACTATTTTTTAAGTGACCCTCTTAGCTTTACAAGTTTAGGTCTTGAAAAACTTCAGGAATTACAGGTGGGTGATAACTTCAGTATTTATAAGAATTACCTAGTTACCAAAGACAGGCAGCATATCATTTTGTTCTTAGATCCGGTTTTTCCCGCTTCTGAAACGAATAAAAATGAAATGTTCATGGATTCCCTGGAAGAAACAGTAAATACCCTTAATAAGGATTTTGTCTCTATAAATGCCACTTATTTTGGAGGGGTGCTTTATTCTCTGGCGAATGCCAATCGTATTAAAACAGACATTCGAATAACGATGAGTATTGCAATAAGCTTGCTTTTATTGCTACTCGTTTTTTTCTACAGAAAAATATATGTACCGCTTTTGTTGTTCTTACCGAGTGTCCTGGCGGGGGTTTCAGCTATTGCATTACTAAGTATTTTTAAAGGGAGTGTTTCTGCTATCTCATTAGGGATTGGTGCGATATTACTTGGTATCACACTGGATTATGCCCTGCATATTCTAACTCATTTCAGAAATAACAGGGATATAGCACACTTATATGGCGATATTACCAAACCCGTTTTGATGAGTAGTGCTACCACTGCGATTGCATTTCTATGTCTGATTTTTGTAAAAAGTGAAGCCTTAAATGATTTAGGGATTTTTGCCGCTATTAGCGTGTTGTTTTCTTCCATTTTCGCGTTGATAATAATTCCGTCGTTATATGCTCCGGGATCTGAAAAAACCCAAAGAACTACTTTTCTTGATATTATAGCTTCGATAGATTATTCCAGGGTTAAGTCTTTACTGGTAGCGCTAATGGTCATCTTCGTGATCTCACTTTTCTTTTTTAATAAAGTTGAGTTTAATAGTGACCTCTCCAAATTAAATTATCAGCCCACAGAGATCAAGGAGCTTGAAAATAAGCTGGAAGGTCTTGCCGGAACATCTGGAAAAAATGTTTATATGGTGGCTTACGGTAATTCTATAGACGAAGCGTTGCAACAAAATAGCAGGCTATATCATAAACTCAAGGAGTTAGAAAATGACGGAGTAATAAATAATTTTAGCAGTATTGGCGGAGTGATACATTCTACAACGACCCAGGCTGAAAAGATTGAAAAATGGGATTCTTTCTGGTCCGTTTCAAAAAGGGATAGCTTGAGACAAAAACTTTTAGAGATTTCTTCAGGATATAGCTTTAAACCTGAAACCTTCAGTAAATTCTATGATCAACTGGATACTAATTTTAAAACTATAGGCCTCAAAGATTTTAAAAATGCCGGTTCCCTTTATCTGGATGATTTTATTTCTGAAGGCCAGGAGCTCGCAATTGTTACAAGCACAATTAGCCTGGAAGAAGAAAAAGCTGATGCATTCGTTGCTAACTTTAAGGAGGAACCTGGAATCATTGCATTGGATCGTAAAGCGATGAATCAGAGTTTTTTGGGAAATCTGAGGGCAGATTTTAATAAACTGATTATGATATCGGTTTTGGCGGTTTTCATTGTACTACTTATTTCATATCGCAATCTTGAAATCAGCCTTTTTACCTTGCTGCCCATTGCCATCACGTGGGTGTGTGCGTTAGGGATCATGGCTATGCTGGAAATTGAATTCAATATCCTCAATATTATCATTTCTACTTTTATCTTCGGCTTAGGGTTGGATTATAGCATTTTTATCACCAACGCCTGCTTAAAAGAATATGAAACCGGAAAATCTGAGTTGAAAACCTATCAATCTTCAATCCTAATTTCAGTAATTACTACACTATTAGGGATGGGAGCACTAATATTTGCTCAGCACCCGGCACTAAAATCTGTTTCTGTAATTTCCATTATTGGAGTACTTACTGCAGTATCAGTCAGTTTTGTACTACAGCGAGGAATTTTCAGGAAATTGATTTTAAATAGAGCAGACAAGGGAAGAGCGCCGTTTTATCTAAAGAAGCTTAGTGATTTTAGAGGTAGAATTAGTCAGAGCAAAAGTGAAAAATTATATCAAAAAAGAGCGGTCCTGGATAATTACAGGTACAAATCTTCTTACCTACTGGTCAAGAAAAAATTTAGACTTCTAAGGGAAAAGAATCTGCGTGTAAGCAGGTATATTGAAAACGGTGAGAATATTACGGTTATCAATTCCGGTTACGGAATTTTAGCCTTGTTTCTTTCTTATAAATTTGAAAGTTCCAGGATCCATGCTTTTGAAACAGATGTACGTTCACTTAACATTGCAAAGAGTACCGGAAGAGCCAGAACAGCAGATATTCTGTTTTATAATAATCTGGCAGAAATCCCGGAAACTAAAGTGTATGTGATTCATGGGAATTTAGAAGAGGAAAAGGAGCTTAGAGATTTGATAAAACGAGGCGCTGAGAAGGTGATCTTTATAGACTCAGACCTTCCCAATAGATGGTTGCTGGATCTTAATTTTGAGATCGTTTACCGCCAGAATAATATCCTGGTGCTAAGAAAAACTGAATAA
- a CDS encoding C45 family autoproteolytic acyltransferase/hydolase, with the protein MQIRLLSILLLLIFFASCGVKRSLQERPDISGIQSIGTARIKHSENFYSLGRNQLFKNKQGIWELYLEGDALERGVANGSLTRELIHHQETAFMNKLQELVPSDNYRGFLKSVVSWFNRKMYLHVPEEYKQEIYGVSRYGLARYNDFAPAYVRMLYFHGAHDIGHALQDLMLVGCTSFAAWDSKTKDGELLIGRNFDFYAGDEFGEQKIAAFVNPDTGNKFMMYTWGGMIGAVSGMNEKGITVTINAGKSKMPFMAKTPISLVAREILQYASSTTEAIQIARKREVFVSESIMVGSGDEKKAILIEVSPSDFGVFEVENSNKLICSNHFQSEPYLEDIRNLKTIEESHSKYRYDRMQQLISNTEKLDPQKAVAILRNMKGLNNENLGLGNEKAINQLLAHHGIVFRPEERKVWVSSNPYQMGEFVAYDLDEVFTKFDNGLVSRSVASVQNNIPASEFLESELFRDYEEFRKLKIEVENQISQDKKISEEITQKLIQLNPDFWEAWYLAGKIYFQKRDFRKAIIHFKQAKKRVVTTLPNIEMIDKMIKKSYRKL; encoded by the coding sequence ATGCAAATAAGGTTACTTTCTATATTGCTTTTGTTGATATTCTTTGCTTCCTGCGGAGTAAAAAGGTCTCTGCAGGAGAGACCTGATATTTCCGGTATTCAGTCTATAGGCACCGCACGAATTAAGCATAGTGAGAACTTCTATAGTTTAGGCAGGAATCAGCTTTTTAAGAATAAACAAGGAATTTGGGAACTTTACCTTGAAGGGGATGCCTTGGAAAGGGGAGTGGCTAACGGAAGTCTTACACGGGAGTTGATACACCACCAGGAAACTGCTTTTATGAATAAACTCCAGGAGTTGGTCCCTTCAGATAATTACAGAGGTTTTCTAAAATCTGTTGTTTCCTGGTTCAATCGAAAAATGTATTTACATGTTCCAGAAGAATACAAACAGGAAATTTACGGGGTTTCTCGTTACGGACTTGCACGCTATAACGATTTTGCCCCGGCTTATGTAAGGATGCTTTATTTTCATGGGGCGCACGATATTGGCCATGCTTTACAGGATCTAATGCTGGTAGGCTGCACTTCTTTTGCTGCCTGGGATTCTAAAACCAAAGATGGAGAATTATTAATAGGCAGGAACTTTGATTTTTATGCGGGTGATGAATTTGGAGAACAAAAGATCGCGGCTTTTGTGAATCCAGATACAGGAAATAAATTTATGATGTACACCTGGGGCGGAATGATTGGAGCAGTAAGCGGAATGAACGAAAAAGGGATCACCGTCACCATTAATGCCGGTAAATCTAAAATGCCTTTCATGGCAAAAACACCAATTAGCCTGGTAGCCAGGGAAATTTTACAATATGCATCCAGTACTACTGAAGCTATTCAAATTGCCAGAAAAAGGGAAGTCTTTGTTTCAGAATCTATTATGGTAGGAAGTGGCGATGAAAAAAAGGCAATTTTAATTGAAGTTTCACCATCTGATTTTGGAGTGTTTGAAGTTGAAAATTCTAATAAGTTAATTTGTAGCAATCATTTTCAAAGCGAGCCGTATTTGGAGGATATCCGAAATTTGAAAACCATTGAAGAAAGTCATTCAAAATACCGTTATGATAGAATGCAGCAATTGATTTCAAATACTGAAAAATTGGATCCGCAGAAAGCGGTCGCTATTTTAAGGAATATGAAGGGGCTTAATAATGAAAACTTAGGTTTAGGAAATGAAAAGGCGATCAATCAGCTACTGGCGCATCATGGTATTGTCTTTAGGCCTGAAGAAAGAAAAGTATGGGTTTCTTCAAATCCATATCAAATGGGAGAATTCGTTGCCTATGATCTGGATGAAGTTTTTACCAAATTTGATAACGGGTTGGTTTCAAGGTCTGTGGCGAGTGTTCAAAATAATATCCCGGCAAGTGAATTTCTAGAATCAGAATTATTTCGGGATTATGAAGAATTCAGAAAGCTGAAAATTGAAGTTGAAAATCAAATTTCACAGGATAAAAAAATTTCAGAAGAAATTACTCAAAAATTAATTCAGTTAAACCCTGACTTCTGGGAGGCTTGGTATTTGGCAGGGAAAATTTATTTTCAGAAAAGAGATTTTCGTAAAGCTATAATCCATTTTAAGCAGGCTAAAAAGCGTGTAGTTACCACACTTCCAAATATTGAAATGATCGATAAAATGATCAAAAAAAGTTACCGAAAATTATAA
- a CDS encoding AMP-binding protein, whose translation MNDLYFQDLKIIQTKQWTLLKKQLKYISENSPYYRQLFKDRSIDISAISSFKDLQKLPVTTKEDLQRHNSEFIAVPEADIIDFVTTSGTLGSPVNFALNDADLDRLAENEFRSFQMAGVTKSDKVQITTTLDRRFMAGLAYFLGLRKLGAGIIRTGSGLPQLQWESINRFMPNYLVAVPSFLLKLIKYAEKNNIDYKNSSVKAAVCIGEPLRDQDFNLNALGKKITEKWNIELFSTYASTEMSTAFTECAEHEGNHVLADLIYTEILNEKGQQVKPGEVGELVVTPLGTQTMPLLRFATGDMMTFNDSNCNCGRNTTKLSAVIGRKQQKIKLKGTSLYPQHIIEVLNNYDIIQSYVIEASLDEFGNDKVQVRVPDTFIRIKELKDYFRSQLNVTPEIQPTKIEKISYLKFPEGSRKPQIFRDYR comes from the coding sequence ATGAACGATTTATATTTCCAGGATCTCAAAATTATCCAAACTAAACAATGGACATTGCTGAAAAAGCAACTGAAATATATTTCTGAAAATTCTCCTTATTATAGACAATTGTTTAAAGATCGTTCTATTGATATTTCTGCAATTAGTTCTTTTAAAGATCTTCAAAAATTACCTGTCACCACGAAAGAAGATCTTCAGCGACACAATTCAGAATTTATCGCGGTGCCAGAGGCCGATATTATTGATTTTGTGACCACTTCGGGTACTTTAGGAAGTCCGGTTAATTTTGCATTGAATGATGCCGATCTGGATCGTCTAGCTGAAAATGAATTTCGATCCTTTCAAATGGCAGGAGTAACTAAATCTGATAAAGTTCAGATCACTACTACGCTGGATAGAAGGTTTATGGCCGGGCTAGCTTACTTTCTTGGTTTAAGGAAACTCGGAGCCGGAATTATAAGAACTGGTAGCGGATTGCCGCAACTGCAATGGGAAAGTATTAACAGATTCATGCCGAATTACCTTGTGGCAGTACCCTCTTTTTTGCTTAAGTTGATCAAATATGCAGAGAAAAATAATATAGACTATAAAAATTCCTCTGTAAAAGCGGCTGTGTGTATCGGCGAGCCTTTAAGAGATCAGGACTTTAATTTGAATGCACTGGGCAAGAAGATCACCGAAAAGTGGAATATAGAATTATTTTCCACTTACGCATCTACCGAAATGTCTACAGCCTTTACTGAATGTGCTGAACATGAAGGTAATCACGTTCTTGCAGATCTAATTTATACAGAGATTCTTAATGAAAAGGGACAACAGGTGAAACCCGGAGAAGTTGGCGAATTAGTGGTCACCCCGCTTGGAACTCAAACCATGCCTTTATTGAGGTTTGCAACAGGCGATATGATGACCTTCAATGATTCAAATTGTAATTGCGGACGAAATACAACGAAATTAAGCGCTGTAATTGGCAGGAAACAGCAAAAGATCAAATTAAAAGGTACTAGTCTATACCCTCAGCATATCATTGAAGTATTGAATAATTATGATATAATTCAATCATATGTGATCGAAGCCAGCCTGGATGAATTCGGTAATGACAAGGTTCAAGTGAGGGTACCAGACACCTTTATCAGGATTAAGGAACTAAAGGATTATTTCAGATCACAGCTAAATGTAACTCCGGAAATTCAACCTACGAAAATCGAAAAAATTTCGTATTTAAAGTTTCCAGAAGGAAGCAGAAAACCTCAAATTTTCAGAGATTATAGATAA